From the genome of Pseudomonas sp. gcc21, one region includes:
- a CDS encoding DUF6625 family protein, protein MNYSPSDMSAGEPSICFVIPYFGAWPFWFPFFLQSCRRNPDVNWLFFSDCGIPPFLPANVRFVETSYADYCEFVSERLGVEFYPDNPYKLCDIKPALGHIHEEAIESYDFWAFGDIDVIYGNLRKYFTAERLQAKDLFSTHERRVSGHLCIVRNTRRMREAYRLIPKWRERFSNPEHQALDEGAFSRLFIRHKNWPESLRRFAARFNNWYVRSEFIEAHSTFTILQDGQRELPCAWFWLDGELTNSLQTGKNFPYLHFLSWKKNEWAQESEADLMGPAGLIEERGWKITASGWAPLVEAK, encoded by the coding sequence ATGAATTATTCCCCATCAGATATGTCAGCTGGCGAGCCCAGTATTTGCTTCGTTATCCCTTATTTTGGTGCGTGGCCGTTCTGGTTTCCCTTTTTCCTGCAAAGCTGTCGCCGTAATCCGGATGTGAACTGGCTGTTTTTCTCAGACTGCGGCATCCCACCGTTCCTGCCCGCGAATGTACGGTTTGTGGAAACGTCCTATGCAGACTATTGCGAATTTGTTAGTGAACGCCTGGGTGTAGAATTTTATCCCGATAACCCCTACAAACTTTGTGACATCAAGCCGGCTTTGGGGCATATCCATGAGGAGGCCATCGAGAGCTACGATTTCTGGGCGTTCGGGGATATAGACGTCATTTACGGGAATCTAAGAAAATACTTCACTGCTGAGCGCTTGCAGGCGAAGGATCTCTTTTCTACACATGAACGACGGGTGTCCGGACATTTATGCATTGTAAGAAATACCCGTCGGATGCGGGAGGCTTATCGTCTTATTCCAAAATGGCGCGAACGCTTTAGCAATCCTGAGCATCAAGCCTTGGACGAAGGTGCATTCAGCAGGCTTTTCATCAGACATAAAAATTGGCCGGAGTCGCTCCGCCGTTTTGCCGCGCGGTTCAATAACTGGTATGTACGCAGTGAGTTCATAGAAGCCCATAGCACTTTCACCATTCTGCAAGATGGCCAACGGGAGCTGCCCTGCGCATGGTTCTGGCTGGACGGGGAGCTGACAAACAGCCTTCAGACCGGTAAGAACTTTCCGTATCTACACTTCCTTTCTTGGAAAAAAAACGAATGGGCGCAGGAATCTGAAGCTGATCTGATGGGCCCAGCAGGGTTGATTGAGGAAAGGGGATGGAAAATCACCGCCTCCGGGTGGGCTCCTCTGGTAGAGGCGAAGTAA
- a CDS encoding lipopolysaccharide kinase InaA family protein yields MTGWTLNPEYATGVSGRLFADLDTVFALEGELITTDPISTVHRVWVGNRYYYVKRYTGAGKNLRRYIGRPRVQAEWENLLHFHAWGIPSATVVGFGLERRDGAFHRGALITQNLHGTSDMANIAKNRDPRFLCKRWVAHVSRQIAHATRMMHDQNFAHNDLKWRNILVDEKPFPDVYMIDCPGGNFWVGPMLKYRIIKDLACLDKLGKRVLSRTQRLRFFLDYIERPTLSPADKKQVRAVLNFFKGRE; encoded by the coding sequence ATGACCGGCTGGACCCTCAATCCTGAATACGCAACCGGTGTCAGCGGACGACTGTTCGCTGATCTGGATACAGTTTTTGCGCTGGAAGGCGAGTTGATAACGACCGACCCTATCAGTACGGTTCATCGGGTATGGGTTGGCAATCGCTACTATTACGTGAAGCGTTACACGGGCGCGGGCAAGAATCTGCGCCGCTACATCGGACGTCCGCGGGTCCAGGCAGAATGGGAAAACCTTCTGCATTTTCATGCCTGGGGTATTCCGTCCGCCACGGTAGTTGGCTTCGGGCTGGAGCGGCGTGACGGCGCCTTTCACCGGGGTGCACTTATCACCCAGAATCTGCATGGGACGTCGGACATGGCGAATATTGCCAAGAACCGTGACCCCCGGTTTTTGTGCAAGCGATGGGTTGCCCACGTATCGAGGCAGATTGCCCATGCCACGCGCATGATGCATGACCAGAACTTTGCTCATAACGACCTGAAGTGGCGCAATATCCTGGTCGACGAGAAGCCATTTCCAGACGTCTATATGATTGACTGCCCCGGTGGGAATTTCTGGGTGGGGCCCATGTTGAAATATCGAATAATCAAGGACCTGGCCTGTCTCGACAAACTGGGTAAGCGCGTCCTGAGCAGAACGCAGCGGCTGCGCTTCTTTCTGGACTATATCGAGAGACCCACGCTGTCGCCGGCGGACAAGAAACAGGTTCGGGCAGTATTGAATTTCTTCAAGGGGCGAGAATGA
- a CDS encoding O-antigen ligase, with protein sequence MGYENVAAGEASVVQAGEENLSVKEDSSFIERVGKLYSTRGPELNLDGTLRGWLALGVLWFLLGVALAPSSKPYNQILIVLFWIPALILCFREREAYGNLFAAAKPLIAGLTLIFLWAGVSLLWAENIDPFRELKRLVYVALFLFGLAFVARDNVDRLVLILRVAGIGLAVAALVSLISFYGIKGLPLTTRLEGTGLLDHPIIGGYLIAISLLWLSSIPPVSRAARAGWLACLVLLFVYAVMTQSRGLWTALLGAQLGFAMLQGGVVVWIASVAMVAFAGLGFWQFESIILERGTSYRPEIFFESVRMMLDRPIGGLGLGTEYDVVVEEWVFPHSHNLFLHVGLELGAVGLLIWLWIWGCCLKVGWHHRKTPCGSALLKIMLFCSIALMFDGNSLWTAPRPDWFFSWLPLGLALAIVVSARDGSKSLSGR encoded by the coding sequence ATGGGATATGAAAACGTTGCGGCGGGTGAGGCATCTGTTGTTCAAGCCGGAGAAGAAAATTTGAGTGTCAAGGAAGACTCCTCCTTCATTGAGCGCGTCGGTAAACTGTATTCGACGAGGGGCCCTGAGCTAAATCTTGATGGAACATTGCGAGGCTGGCTGGCGTTGGGAGTTCTTTGGTTTTTGCTGGGCGTTGCGTTAGCGCCCTCCAGCAAGCCTTATAATCAGATCCTGATCGTTCTCTTCTGGATTCCTGCGTTAATTCTCTGCTTCCGTGAACGAGAAGCCTATGGCAATCTGTTTGCCGCGGCGAAACCATTAATAGCGGGGCTTACGCTAATATTTTTGTGGGCTGGGGTTAGTCTTTTATGGGCGGAGAATATCGATCCGTTTCGTGAACTCAAGCGGTTGGTTTACGTGGCCCTGTTTCTTTTTGGACTTGCTTTTGTAGCGAGAGATAATGTCGATCGTCTGGTTCTGATATTAAGAGTTGCCGGAATAGGCTTGGCCGTCGCTGCATTGGTTTCGCTTATCTCTTTCTACGGTATAAAAGGGCTGCCTCTGACCACCCGGCTTGAAGGAACAGGGTTGCTCGACCATCCTATTATCGGGGGTTATCTGATAGCCATCAGCCTCCTCTGGTTGTCATCGATTCCCCCAGTTTCCCGAGCTGCGCGAGCGGGGTGGCTCGCTTGTCTAGTTCTATTGTTTGTTTATGCCGTGATGACACAAAGTCGTGGGTTATGGACCGCATTGCTGGGGGCGCAGCTCGGATTTGCTATGTTGCAGGGAGGAGTTGTGGTCTGGATAGCATCGGTGGCTATGGTCGCGTTCGCTGGTCTCGGATTTTGGCAGTTTGAATCAATTATCTTGGAGCGAGGCACGTCCTACAGGCCCGAAATTTTTTTTGAAAGCGTCCGCATGATGTTAGACCGACCCATTGGCGGGCTTGGCCTTGGAACAGAGTACGACGTTGTTGTAGAGGAATGGGTTTTTCCTCACAGCCACAACCTTTTCCTTCATGTGGGACTAGAGCTTGGAGCGGTAGGGCTGCTTATCTGGCTTTGGATCTGGGGTTGTTGTTTGAAAGTTGGCTGGCATCATAGAAAAACTCCCTGTGGCTCCGCTCTATTGAAGATTATGTTGTTTTGCTCTATAGCTTTAATGTTTGATGGGAATAGTTTGTGGACGGCACCGCGTCCGGATTGGTTTTTTTCATGGCTTCCCCTTGGCCTGGCTCTGGCGATAGTTGTATCGGCGCGCGATGGGTCTAAAAGTTTGTCCGGTCGCTAA
- the rfaP gene encoding lipopolysaccharide core heptose(I) kinase RfaP, translating into MKLILAEPFKTLWSGRDAFVEVEELQGEVFRELEARRTLRTVVDGRGYFVKIHRGVGWREIFKNWLTLKAPVLGAGQEWQAIQALNAAGVATMTAVAFGERGANPADQHSFIITEELAPTISLEDYAHNWRSNPPDPALKRALIEEVATMTRQMHQAGVNHRDCYICHFLLHTDTEPTASNLRLSLIDLHRAQIRPSVPRRWRDKDLAGLYFSALNIGLTERDKLRFLRVYFDRPLRQILTEEAVLLSMLERKAARLQTRFERKYAPGSDA; encoded by the coding sequence TTGAAGCTGATACTGGCCGAACCCTTCAAAACGCTCTGGAGCGGGCGCGATGCCTTTGTTGAAGTTGAAGAGCTTCAGGGTGAAGTGTTCCGCGAGCTTGAGGCGCGACGTACCTTGCGCACCGTGGTCGATGGCCGGGGCTATTTCGTCAAGATTCACCGGGGTGTTGGTTGGCGTGAGATCTTCAAGAACTGGCTAACCCTTAAAGCACCGGTATTGGGTGCAGGTCAGGAATGGCAAGCGATCCAGGCGCTAAACGCAGCGGGTGTCGCGACCATGACTGCCGTGGCCTTCGGTGAGCGAGGGGCCAATCCAGCCGACCAGCATTCGTTCATCATCACTGAAGAGCTGGCGCCGACCATCAGCCTTGAAGACTACGCGCACAACTGGCGCAGCAACCCGCCTGATCCTGCCCTCAAACGCGCACTGATCGAAGAAGTGGCAACGATGACGCGGCAGATGCACCAGGCGGGCGTCAATCACCGCGACTGTTACATCTGCCATTTCCTGTTGCACACAGACACCGAGCCGACGGCGAGCAATCTGCGGTTGTCGTTGATTGATCTGCATCGTGCGCAGATTCGTCCCAGCGTGCCACGTCGCTGGCGGGACAAGGATCTGGCCGGGCTGTATTTTTCTGCATTGAACATAGGGTTGACGGAGCGCGACAAGCTGCGCTTTCTGCGTGTGTATTTTGATCGGCCGCTGCGTCAGATCCTTACAGAAGAAGCAGTGCTGCTGAGCATGCTGGAACGCAAGGCCGCACGGCTGCAGACGCGCTTCGAGCGCAAATATGCCCCGGGTAGTGATGCATGA
- a CDS encoding lipopolysaccharide kinase InaA family protein, translating into MSESPFIAVNAREVLARHGLDNFEGLWNCRCNASSKRVMRRGGWNTVVRLELEDINGHLQTFYLKRQENQLVRSRLHPLGEPIYAREFRFIQRFAHLGIPSLETAFFAQRRQDGNHQAILLTRALDEYRSLDIWFERWPDLEWQGKQDLIMAAAALVRALHNAGKMHNSLYPKQIFLKLDGDGAGARLIDLEETRRAWFGERDRVRDLSSLHRRTQVATNSQQLRFFLAYMGRSRLDDEARQLLIRILSRRSPE; encoded by the coding sequence ATGAGCGAGTCGCCTTTCATTGCAGTCAACGCCCGCGAGGTACTGGCACGTCATGGCCTTGATAATTTCGAGGGGCTATGGAACTGCCGATGCAACGCCAGCAGCAAGCGAGTAATGCGCCGGGGTGGTTGGAATACCGTTGTGCGGCTTGAGCTCGAAGACATCAATGGGCATTTGCAGACCTTTTATCTCAAACGTCAGGAGAACCAGCTCGTACGCAGCCGGTTGCATCCTCTGGGTGAGCCAATCTATGCGCGCGAATTTCGTTTCATCCAGCGCTTCGCCCACCTGGGTATCCCGTCACTTGAAACTGCATTCTTCGCTCAGCGTCGCCAGGACGGTAACCACCAGGCCATTCTGCTGACTCGCGCGCTGGATGAATACCGCTCACTGGATATCTGGTTCGAACGTTGGCCCGACCTGGAATGGCAGGGCAAGCAAGACCTGATCATGGCGGCCGCTGCGCTGGTGCGCGCATTACACAACGCCGGCAAGATGCATAACAGCCTGTATCCCAAACAGATTTTCCTCAAGTTGGACGGCGACGGCGCGGGTGCACGGCTGATTGATCTGGAAGAGACCCGCAGAGCCTGGTTCGGCGAACGGGACCGTGTCAGAGACTTGAGCAGCCTGCATCGGCGTACCCAGGTGGCCACCAATAGCCAGCAATTGCGGTTCTTTTTGGCATATATGGGCCGGTCGCGTCTGGATGACGAAGCGCGCCAGCTGTTGATACGCATACTCAGTCGTCGCTCGCCGGAATAA
- a CDS encoding glycosyltransferase translates to MNNRPQSRHILQICHGYGGPFLDYARQYASLFADTPYKVTTVFLSGEPSDEVVTACQSDEVIFLEYRSKALKGIKLRAIREIRRIVKTKNFSLCIAHRSKPAYIACLATRLPIIWVHHAYGAYDRLDRRLFAQAYRKRIQALAVSDSVRDAIRARLPNWPSERIQTLYYHIDIPAVQAQQFDRAEARQQLKLPQNAWIVGNVGRLHPDKDQATLIKGFAAALSDLPKNSCLAILGRGRLEKELKSLAIQLNISKRVFFVGEVPDARRYFKAFDVFVLSSDHEPFGMVLLEAMAAGVPVVSSDCGGAREVVDGAGQLFRQGDGLALAGCLVKASEAADPAVEEQRQAMRKKLINEFSDAAGKKRFWGLSMVAATA, encoded by the coding sequence ATGAACAACCGACCACAATCACGCCATATCCTGCAGATTTGCCATGGATACGGGGGCCCCTTTCTGGACTATGCTCGGCAATACGCGAGCTTGTTTGCGGATACGCCTTATAAAGTTACGACGGTATTTCTTTCGGGTGAGCCGAGCGACGAAGTCGTGACTGCATGCCAGTCCGATGAGGTCATTTTTCTCGAATATAGATCCAAAGCGTTGAAAGGAATCAAGCTGCGTGCGATTCGCGAGATCCGCCGCATAGTCAAAACGAAAAACTTCTCACTATGTATCGCGCACAGGTCGAAGCCGGCTTATATCGCCTGTCTCGCTACTCGATTGCCTATTATTTGGGTGCACCATGCGTATGGCGCTTATGATCGACTCGATCGGCGCTTATTCGCTCAGGCTTACCGTAAGCGTATACAGGCATTGGCCGTGTCTGATTCGGTCCGCGACGCTATCAGAGCACGCCTCCCAAACTGGCCCAGTGAGCGCATCCAAACGCTCTACTACCACATCGATATCCCCGCGGTCCAAGCCCAGCAGTTTGACCGTGCGGAGGCCAGGCAGCAGCTCAAGCTTCCACAGAACGCCTGGATCGTCGGGAATGTAGGAAGGCTGCATCCAGACAAGGATCAGGCGACGCTCATCAAAGGGTTTGCAGCAGCCTTGTCTGACCTGCCCAAGAACAGTTGTCTGGCCATCCTGGGTCGTGGAAGGCTGGAAAAAGAGCTGAAGTCCTTGGCGATACAACTGAACATCTCCAAGCGCGTCTTCTTCGTAGGTGAAGTCCCCGACGCACGCAGGTACTTCAAGGCATTCGACGTGTTTGTATTGAGTTCCGACCATGAGCCATTTGGCATGGTTCTGCTAGAAGCCATGGCAGCTGGCGTTCCCGTAGTGTCCAGCGACTGCGGTGGTGCCCGGGAAGTGGTAGACGGGGCAGGTCAGCTGTTTCGGCAGGGCGATGGGCTAGCATTAGCCGGATGCCTGGTAAAGGCGTCAGAGGCTGCAGATCCCGCCGTTGAGGAGCAGCGACAGGCCATGCGCAAAAAACTGATCAATGAATTCTCTGATGCGGCTGGTAAGAAGCGCTTTTGGGGGCTGTCGATGGTCGCAGCTACTGCGTAG
- a CDS encoding toluene tolerance protein, producing MQPLDLAQYQSWRANAEILEKDRYGEKVLRLADGTFLKLFRRKSWLSKTAFYPPAKRFADNAAELERLNIPCPCVLQLYKLENPYRSVVHYDPLPGLTLRQLLNLAPDRDQVELFGRLAEFITLLHDLGIYFRSLHMGNIVLTPEGRFGLIDISDMRCLGRPLSQQMRARNYRHLMRYEEDWSLVSSATKALFAAEKK from the coding sequence ATGCAACCACTGGACTTGGCGCAATATCAGAGCTGGCGCGCGAATGCCGAGATTCTGGAAAAGGATCGGTACGGCGAAAAGGTGCTGCGCCTGGCGGACGGGACATTTCTCAAACTATTTCGCCGTAAAAGCTGGTTGTCGAAAACGGCTTTCTATCCACCAGCGAAACGCTTCGCCGACAACGCTGCCGAGCTCGAACGCCTGAACATCCCATGCCCCTGTGTTCTACAGCTTTACAAGCTGGAGAACCCTTACCGCTCTGTGGTCCACTACGACCCGCTTCCAGGGCTCACCCTCCGTCAGTTGCTTAACCTGGCGCCGGACAGAGATCAGGTAGAGCTGTTCGGACGCCTCGCCGAATTCATAACGCTCCTGCACGATCTGGGAATCTATTTTCGGTCGTTGCACATGGGCAATATCGTATTGACCCCCGAAGGCCGCTTTGGACTGATCGACATCTCAGATATGCGCTGCCTGGGCCGCCCCCTTTCGCAACAGATGCGCGCGAGAAACTATCGGCACTTGATGCGTTATGAGGAGGATTGGTCACTGGTGAGCTCAGCTACCAAAGCCCTGTTCGCGGCTGAAAAGAAATAA
- a CDS encoding lipopolysaccharide kinase InaA family protein gives MNITEQLRRAERNPPAPFSVPLTDGGDLTVHRWLRILPAKRLVAQGELAGKPVLAKLFIAPAAKRHCVRELEGIEAVLGAGLASPAIISQGALPGGGQYLLTEFLERAESLETQWDALSHEPAGSEPALRLLRLALTGIAAMHAKGLVQRDLHLGNFLMHDGALQVIDGDAVEVLSQGQPITAQQAEENLAIFFAQLNPGWDAWVEQLLLAYLETNPHQAIHPENLAKLIGAKRQLRLENYLDKSLRDCTEFAVKRDWGRFEVCRRSDVVELERLLDAPDQCFTQQPLLKDGGSSTVALASTGVREVVVKRYNIKNAIHWLKRFWRPSRAWHCWLSAHRLQFLGIATPTPLAMVEQRNGPLRSTAWLVTEYCSGVNLLERFGTDGDRTPTEEEAAALLRLFGQLFHARISHGDCKATNLLWRLEEIVLIDLDGMRFYETDSSAWRKAWEADRARFLRNWPAGSPLGMWLDSQLPRSAGL, from the coding sequence ATGAATATCACCGAGCAATTACGTCGCGCCGAACGCAACCCGCCGGCACCCTTCAGCGTGCCACTTACGGACGGCGGCGACCTGACTGTTCACCGCTGGTTGCGGATTTTGCCGGCCAAGCGGTTGGTTGCGCAGGGCGAGCTGGCCGGCAAGCCCGTTCTGGCTAAGCTCTTCATCGCGCCGGCTGCGAAACGGCATTGTGTTCGGGAGCTGGAGGGTATCGAGGCGGTGCTTGGCGCGGGACTTGCCTCGCCAGCCATCATCAGCCAGGGTGCACTCCCGGGCGGTGGTCAGTATCTGCTCACCGAATTTCTTGAAAGAGCAGAAAGTCTCGAAACGCAATGGGACGCCCTGAGCCACGAGCCCGCAGGAAGCGAACCAGCATTGCGTTTGCTGCGTCTGGCTCTGACAGGTATCGCTGCGATGCATGCCAAAGGGCTGGTGCAGCGCGATCTGCATCTCGGTAATTTTCTTATGCATGATGGCGCGTTGCAGGTCATTGATGGTGATGCGGTGGAGGTTCTCAGCCAGGGGCAGCCGATAACCGCCCAGCAGGCTGAAGAGAATCTGGCTATCTTCTTCGCGCAGCTGAACCCCGGCTGGGACGCGTGGGTGGAACAGCTGCTGCTCGCCTATCTTGAGACAAACCCCCATCAAGCTATCCACCCCGAGAATCTCGCGAAACTGATAGGCGCCAAGCGCCAACTCCGCCTTGAAAACTACCTCGACAAGTCACTGCGCGATTGCACGGAATTTGCGGTAAAGCGTGATTGGGGACGGTTTGAGGTATGTCGGCGCAGCGATGTTGTCGAGCTGGAACGTCTGCTTGACGCGCCAGACCAATGCTTCACCCAACAACCCTTGCTTAAGGATGGCGGCAGTAGCACCGTGGCCCTGGCTTCAACCGGAGTACGAGAGGTTGTGGTTAAACGCTACAACATCAAGAATGCAATTCACTGGCTCAAGCGCTTCTGGCGACCAAGCAGAGCATGGCACTGTTGGCTCTCGGCGCATCGGCTGCAGTTTCTCGGCATCGCCACGCCAACTCCGTTGGCGATGGTCGAGCAGCGTAATGGCCCGCTCCGCAGTACAGCCTGGCTAGTCACCGAATATTGCTCCGGGGTTAACCTGCTGGAGCGCTTCGGTACTGATGGCGACAGGACGCCTACGGAGGAAGAGGCTGCAGCGCTACTCCGATTGTTTGGGCAGCTTTTTCATGCGCGAATCAGCCACGGCGATTGCAAAGCAACCAACCTGCTTTGGCGTCTGGAAGAAATCGTTCTGATTGACCTGGATGGGATGCGGTTCTACGAAACCGACAGTTCGGCCTGGCGCAAAGCGTGGGAGGCTGATCGGGCGCGTTTCCTGCGCAACTGGCCCGCAGGGAGTCCGCTTGGGATGTGGCTTGATTCGCAACTTCCGCGTTCAGCTGGCCTCTGA
- a CDS encoding glycosyltransferase: MIASDSGADGAQWVLQLCHGYDGPFMDCARQYAALFKDTEYKVCTVYFTGVASEEVRRGSASDEVVFLDYSSRQLRGLKLGAITAVRKIAAAREYQLCIAHRFKPTYVALLATSLPVIGIQHAFGVYRRRSRRLLANIFRQRLLLLCVSDSVRDDVMDSLGTKESSRVQTLYNRIDIDAVRTGQLSRAAARRSLELPESAWIIGNVGRLHPDKDQATLIRGFAKARSELPKNSLLVIIGKGKLEAELRQLAADLEIKDVVLFLGQVPDARRFFKAFDVFALTSDHEPFGMVLLEAMAADIPIICADNGGAKEVVEGYGQLFPFANPAALRECILKEYQRRNCLNGFAAMRDAPLESLFSDDAARERFSSIINKRFSFNI; the protein is encoded by the coding sequence ATGATCGCTAGTGACTCAGGTGCGGACGGCGCCCAATGGGTTTTGCAGTTGTGTCATGGATATGACGGACCTTTCATGGATTGCGCGAGGCAGTATGCTGCTTTATTCAAAGACACTGAATATAAAGTCTGCACGGTTTATTTCACTGGCGTCGCTAGCGAAGAGGTCAGGCGCGGCTCGGCGTCTGATGAAGTCGTGTTCCTTGACTATTCCAGTCGGCAGCTGAGAGGGCTTAAGCTGGGTGCGATCACCGCTGTAAGAAAAATAGCAGCGGCCCGAGAGTATCAGCTGTGCATAGCCCATCGTTTCAAGCCAACATACGTTGCGCTACTGGCGACCTCATTGCCTGTCATTGGTATCCAGCACGCATTCGGGGTATACCGTAGAAGATCACGGCGGTTGTTAGCTAATATTTTCAGACAGCGACTATTGTTGTTGTGTGTTTCTGATTCTGTCCGTGATGATGTCATGGACAGTCTGGGTACAAAAGAATCCAGTCGTGTTCAAACGCTCTATAACCGCATCGACATCGACGCAGTGCGCACTGGACAGTTGTCGCGTGCAGCCGCAAGACGCAGCCTGGAGCTGCCTGAATCGGCCTGGATCATCGGAAACGTCGGCCGTCTCCATCCGGATAAAGACCAGGCGACCCTGATTCGCGGTTTCGCCAAGGCTCGTTCAGAGCTTCCGAAAAATAGTCTTTTGGTAATCATTGGCAAGGGTAAGCTTGAAGCTGAACTACGCCAACTCGCTGCAGATCTAGAGATCAAGGATGTAGTCTTGTTTCTAGGGCAGGTTCCCGATGCGCGGCGGTTTTTCAAGGCATTCGATGTTTTTGCGCTTACGTCGGATCATGAGCCGTTTGGAATGGTGTTGCTTGAGGCCATGGCAGCAGATATACCCATTATTTGCGCAGACAATGGCGGCGCGAAGGAAGTGGTAGAAGGCTACGGACAGCTCTTTCCCTTCGCAAACCCGGCGGCGCTGAGAGAATGTATTCTCAAAGAGTATCAGAGACGCAACTGTTTAAATGGCTTCGCAGCGATGAGGGACGCTCCGCTGGAGTCCCTTTTTTCAGATGATGCCGCTAGAGAAAGATTTTCATCCATTATCAACAAGCGCTTTTCATTCAATATATGA
- a CDS encoding glycosyltransferase family A protein, with product MENHRLRVGSSGRGEVMHPTSPSDPLVSVIVPCYNYARYVGDAIASILEQDYLNFELIVVDDGSTDGSLEAINKALECHGKESLVKHIEVVSQKNAGVSSALNYGLDRASGEFVATFDADDLMVPGRLSLQVAYLKNNPAVGCLGGRAVRIDEDGKLLASKAKNKKVCSYDFEAALECALVVGGNLAMYRRDALDAVGGYDPDIKVQDFQMTLKVAHEGYRIDVLSDIITLYRKHHGSLSTQYKAELGYGIKLIDMYKSYPGYESAKARLLVKAMRFAVIEDKSFAWSLLRQIPLRQWDMKTLRRVRHLLFKPEKKI from the coding sequence ATGGAAAATCACCGCCTCCGGGTGGGCTCCTCTGGTAGAGGCGAAGTAATGCACCCAACTTCCCCGTCTGATCCATTGGTTTCCGTTATTGTCCCGTGTTACAACTACGCTCGTTATGTTGGCGACGCGATAGCGAGCATATTGGAACAAGACTACCTAAACTTTGAACTGATCGTTGTTGACGATGGTTCAACCGATGGTAGTCTAGAAGCCATAAATAAAGCACTTGAGTGTCATGGAAAAGAAAGTCTCGTTAAACATATCGAAGTTGTATCTCAGAAAAATGCCGGTGTCAGTTCGGCGTTGAATTACGGTCTGGATCGGGCAAGTGGAGAGTTCGTTGCTACCTTTGATGCGGATGATTTGATGGTCCCGGGCCGACTGAGCCTTCAGGTCGCCTACCTGAAGAATAATCCTGCTGTTGGTTGTCTCGGAGGTAGAGCTGTCAGGATTGATGAGGACGGTAAACTTCTGGCAAGTAAAGCAAAAAATAAAAAGGTCTGTTCCTACGATTTCGAGGCTGCGCTAGAGTGTGCACTTGTTGTCGGTGGTAACTTGGCCATGTATAGAAGAGATGCGTTGGATGCAGTCGGGGGGTATGATCCCGATATCAAGGTACAAGATTTCCAGATGACATTAAAAGTCGCCCATGAAGGCTACAGGATCGATGTGTTGTCTGACATAATAACCTTGTATCGTAAGCATCACGGCAGTCTCTCGACCCAGTATAAGGCAGAACTTGGTTATGGAATCAAGCTTATCGATATGTATAAGTCTTATCCCGGCTATGAGTCTGCAAAGGCGCGATTACTAGTAAAAGCTATGCGGTTCGCTGTGATTGAAGATAAGTCTTTTGCTTGGTCACTTCTTCGACAGATACCGTTGCGGCAATGGGATATGAAAACGTTGCGGCGGGTGAGGCATCTGTTGTTCAAGCCGGAGAAGAAAATTTGA